In Caulobacter segnis ATCC 21756, the sequence GGTTTCGAGGCCTATTGCCCGACCGACAACGTCTCGGAGCTGACCGCCCGCATCAATGACGAGGGCTGGGAGGGCGTGTTCTCGACGTGGCTCGAGAGCAGCCGCCTGACCGCCAAGGATGGCCTGCTGATCTTCTCGGTCGGTGGCGGCAGCCTAGAGCCGCCGGTCAGCGCCAACTTGGTGCGCGCCATGCAATACGCCAAGGAGAAGGGCGCCGCGGTCACGGGCATCGTTGGTCGCGACGGCGGGTTCACGGCCAGGGTCGCCGACGCATGCGTGGTCGTTCCGACGGTCGATCCGCAACTGATCACGCCGATCGTCGAGGGCCTCGCCGCGGTCGTTTGGCACCTGCTGGTCTCGCACCCGGCGCTTTCGCGGTCCAAGGGGCACTGGGAGCAGATCGCACCCGCTCCCGCCGTCGCGGTCGCCGCCGAATAACCGATGATCTCCACTCGTACGCCCTTGCGCGTGACCCTCGGCGGCGGGGGCACGGACCTGGAGAGCTATTACCGACGCGATGGCGGCTTCATCTTCGCCATGGCCTTGGACAAGTACATCCATATCAGCGCGCATCGCCCGGCCTTCCATGACCACGTGGCCCTGATGGGCCCCGATCCCGAGAACGTCGCCCGGACCACGGACCTCAAGCACGAACTGGTCCGCGCGGCGCTTCTGCGCCACGGGATCGACACCGGTTTCGAGGCGGCGTCCATCGGCGACATCGTCGGCGGTACGGGCCTGGGATCGTCCAGCTGCTTCCTGGTCGGCTTCCTTCGCGCCTTGCATGCGCTGAAGGGCGCCGAGCCTGACCGGCAGGCCCTCGCCGAAGAAGCGTGCGATCTGGAGATCAACGTCCTGGCCAAGGGCATCGGCAAGCAGGACCAGTACATGGCCGCGTTCGGCGGCCTGACGACCCTGGACATCGCTCCGGACGGAAAGGTGCGGGTCGGCTCGGTGGCGTTGGACCCCGAGGTCGAGGCGGCGTTCATCGCCCACACCCACATCTACTATACCGGCCTGCGACGCGATGCGGCGGTGATCCTGGACGACCAGAACAGCGCCATGCTGAGCGACGGCGACCGGCGACGCCAGGCCGCCCAGAGTCTCGGCGCCATCAAGGATCTCGGCTACCGCATTCGCGACGCTTGGATCGCCGGCGATCTGGAAGGCTGGGGCCGGATGCTCCACGAGCACTGGGTCAGCAAGAAGCAGCTGTCGTCGAAGATCAGCTGGCCGCACATCGATCAGTTGTACGATCATGTGCGGGCCAATCTCGGCGTGACGGGCGGCAAGGTGATCGGCGCTGGCGGCGGCGGTTTCCTGATGCTGTTCACGCCGAACGAGGGCCGCGAGCTCGAAGACTACATGGCGTCGCAGAACATGCCGCGCCTGCGCTACGGCATCGATCGTGGCGGGACCCAGGTGCTGCTGAGCCAAGCCGCATGAACGCCTGGCGCGCGGAAGCTCTCGGGGGCGTCCAGCGAGCGCGGACGAGCAGCGGGTTCGACGTTCGCGCCCGCGCGCCTCTGCGCCTGGGACTGGCGGGCGGCGGCACCGATCTGTCGCCTTACTGCGACCAGTTCGGCGGCGCGGTCTTGAATGTCACCATCGATCGCTTCGCCTTCGCCCATATAACGCCCAGCGCTGATGGGGCGGTGTCCTTTAGGGCCAACGACCTTGGCGTGCAGGAGCATCATGAACTCGGCGCGCGTCCCCGGATCGACGAAGGGCTTAGTCTACACCGGGCCGTCTACGACCATGTGGTGGAGACCTATCTGGACGGCGCCGCCCCGGCGCTGAACGTCTCCACGACGATCGACGCTCCGGCCGGGTCGGGGCTGGGCTCTTCCTCGGCTTTGGTCGTGGCGCTGGTGGAGGCGTTCCGTCTGGCGCTGGATCTTCCGTTGGGTCCCGCCGATGTGGCTCGTCTGGCGTTCCATATCGAGCGTCGCAAGCTCGGCCTCGCCGGAGGGCGTCAGGACCAGTACGCGGCGGCTTTCGGCGGCGTGAACTTCATCGAGTTCCTGCCCGAGGACAAGGTGCTGGTCAGCCCTCTGCGGGTGCCGCGCGCCTATCTGAACGAGTTCGAGTCTTCGCTGGTGATCTGCTTCACCGGCCAGTCGCGCCGCTCCGAGACGATCATCAAGGAGCAGATCGACGGTCTGGTGGGCATGAACGCCGAGACGCTCGAAAGCATGCATCAGCTCAAGGCCGATGCGGCCTTGATGCGCGAAGCCCTGCTGCGCGGCGACATGCGCGACATGGCCGCCATCCTGATGCGGTCGTGGAGCGCCAAGAAGCGTACCGCTAGCGGCGTGGCCACCGACACGGTCGATCGCCTGTTCGATCTGGCGATCGCCGAGGGCGCCTGGGGCGGCAAGGTGTCCGGCGCCGGCGGCGGCGGGTTCCTGATGTTCTTCACCGATCCCGAGAACCGCCACCACCTGATTTCGACCCTCAATCGGGCGGGGGGGCAGGCGAGTTCGGTCAAGGTCACCTTCGAAGGCGCGGAAGCCTGGAGCGTGCCCCGGTGAGCGTTCGCCAGTGCGTGTTCCTTGTCGGTGGCCTGGGCACGCGCTTGGGCGACATCGCCCGCGACACGCCCAAGCCGATGCTCCCGGTGTCGGGGCGTCCCTTCATCGAGCATCTGCTCGCGAAGGCCGCGCTGAACGGTTTCGATCGGGCGTTGCTCTTGGCTGGACATCGAGCCGAAGTGGTCAAGCGGCACATCGAGGCCACGAACCTAGACGCCCGTCTGGGCATGGAGATCGCGGTGTCGGTCGAGCCCGAGCCGATGGGCACCGGCGGCGCCTTGAGCCACGCCCATGATCTTCTCGAAGACGCCTTCCTGCTGCTGAATGGCGACACCTGGTTCGACTTCGACTGGCGCGCCTTGGCCGATCGCGAGGGCTACGCCGGCATGATGGCGCTGCGCATGGTCGAGCCGGCGGATCGCTACGAGACCGTGGCGCTGGACGGCGATCGTGTCGTGGACATCCGCGCGCGTGACCCCAGTCTGAGCAAGGGGCTGATCAACGGCGGCGTTTGCCGCCTCGCCAAGGCGGCCGTTCCAAGGACCGACCGCGCCTTCTCGCTTGAGGCTGAATTGCTTCCGGCGCTCTGTCGGGATGGCGCGCTGGGCGGCCGGGTCTTCGAAGGCGCTTTCGTCGACATTGGCCTGCCCGCCAGCCTCGCCGCCGCCGAGCGGATCCTGGCTTCGGCCTAGGGGGCTCGCGTCCGCGTCCCAGAGCGATGTGGGCGACCCAAATCATGGCCAAGATTGACTAACCGCAACGTCGGGTGCGTTCGCCGGCCTTAAAGCCGATGCTCCACCCTGTCGTTCGAGATGGTTCATGTCGATCAAACCCATTGACCTCAGCCGTGTGCGTGACCTGCCGTTGCTGGCTTCCGCCAGCGAAGAGTCCCTTTCCCTGATCGGGCAGGGCGGGTTCCTGCAGTGGACTCCCAAAGGCGCCGAGCTGGTGGCCGAGGGTGAGGTCAACGACTTTCTCTATATACTGCTCGACGGCTCCGTTGAGTTGGAGGGGACCTGGGGCGATCGAGACTCGACCCTGGCGGTGCTGAGGCCGCTTTCGAGCTTCGTCTTGGCGTCGGTCGTGCTGGAGGCGCCGGCGCTGATGACGGCGCGCACGCTTTCGCGCAGCCAGCTTTTGATGATCCCCGGCGATCTGTTCCGGCGCGTGATGCGTGAGGATCGGGGCGTGTCCCTGGCGGTGATCGAGGAGCTGTCGGGCTGTTACAGCGGCCTGGTTCGCACCATCAAGAGTCACAAGCTGCGCGCGCCGCTCGTTCGCCTTGCCAACTATCTGCTCGTGCAGCAGCAACGCCAGGGCGGCGGCGTCCTGCGATTGCCGCTGCAGAAGCGGATGCTCGCGTCCTTGCTCGGCATGACCCCCGAGAACCTGTCGCGCTCGTTCGCCGCCCTGGCCGAGTACGGCGTCAGGGTGGATGGACCGCTGGTGACTATCACGCGACCGGCGGTTCTGGCGCGCCTGGCCAAGCCGGATCCGTTGATCGACAATCCTCTGCCGGTGGCTGGAGCCATGATGGGGCAGGCGGGGCGCGAGCGCGCCGCTCATATAGAAGGCCGCGCCTGATGGCCTACAGATCGGTCAAGACCTACGGCGCTGAGCGAGGCCTGTCGTGCGCCTACCGCCAGTGGGCGGCCGATAGCCATTGTCAGTTACTGCACGGCTATTCGCTCGGCTTCGTCTTCGACTTCGCGGCCGAGCAGCTGGATGCGCGGGGCTGGGTCGTGGATTTCGGCAAGGCCGGCTTCGGCGCCATCCGCGAATGGCTGCACCACATGTTTGACCACACCCTGCTCGTCGCCGCGGATGATCCCTCGCGGTCCGAGTTCGAACGCCTTCAGCGGCTGGGCCTGGCGCAGGTGCGGATCGTGCCCGGCGTCAGCGCCGAGGCCTTGGCGGCTCATGTCTTCGAGCACGCGCAGGGTCTCGTGGACGCGGCGACGAAGGGCCGCTGCTGGGTCGCCTCGGTCGAATGCCGGGAGCACGGAGCCAACGCCGCTGTGTTTGAGAACCCGCAAGGCGTGCTACGGCAGGTGAGCGCCGAGGCGTTGAGCCTGGCGCTCAAAGGTCTCTGACAGCGCCTAACCGTTCTCAAAATGTGGCTTGACGACCCATAATATGAAACAATAACGCTTGTGCCGACAACTGACCGGCTCGCGCGAATTATACTGGCTCGCGCGGAAACAGGTCTGGGAGGACAAGTTGAGCCAAGCCCCCGCCATGGCGTTGTCGCGCCGCAACCTCCTGATCCTGTCCGTGGCCGCGACCGCGCTTGGTTTTGGCGCAAACAGCGTCGCGGAAGCGGCGCCTTCGGTCCCCACCACGGATCTGCGCTGGCTCGATGACCAGGCGCCCGCCGCATGGGACGGCTCGACTTTTGGCGTTCCCTGGCCTCGTGGCGCGCTCAAGCCTTCTCAAGCCTTCAAGATCGTCGGCAAGACGGGCGAGGAGCTCCCTGTCCAGTCCTGGCCGATCGCCTATTGGCCGGACGGTTCGCTGAAATGGTCCGCCCACGCTGTCGCGAGCGGGGAGGGGCGTGACGGCCTGTCTATCGTGCCGGGCAAGAGCAAGACGCCCGCCGCGCCCTTGCTGGTGACCAAGACCGCAGACGCGATCACCGTGTCGTCGGGCGATCTGGTCTGGCGTCTGCCGACCGCGGGAGCCGAACTCGTTTCAGAGGCCCGGCGCGCGGGACGGGTCACGTTGAAGGACCTGCGATTGGTCGCGATCGCTCAGGATCAACCGACCCTGGAACCGGATGGCGTCGTCCGCTCCTCGCGCTACATCTCGAAATTCTCGACCGTCACGGTCGAGCAGACGGGCCCCGTTCGGGCTGTCGTACGCTTCGAAGGCGTTCACAGCGGCGACGGACGTACGTGGCTGCCGGTCACTGTGCGCCTCTATTTCCACGCCGGCTCCGAGGCCGTGCGCATCGTCCATAGCTTCATCCTCGATGGCGACCCGGCCAAGGACTTCATCCGGGGTCTGGGCGTCACCGCCAGCGTGCCGATGAGCGACGAGACCCATAACCGCCATGTCCGCTTCTCAGGCGAAGACGTCGGTGTGTTTGGCGAGGCCGTGCGGACCCTGACGGGCCTGCGCTCGCGGGGCGATCCGGGGCCCGCGGCGCGCGAGACCCAGATCGCCGGGCGCGCGGTGCGCACCGAAACCTTGCCGCCCAAGCTACAGGCTGGCTTGAAATGGATTCCGGAGTGGGGCGATTTCTCGCTGTCGCAGCTGACGCCCGACGGCTTCACCCTGCGCAAGCGGACGAGCGCCGGCCACGCCTGGATCGACTCCAACGCCGGACAGCGCACGCGGGGCCTGGCCTATGTCGGCGGCGTCTCGGGAGGCGTGGCGTTCGGCCTGAAGGACTTCTGGCAGCGCGCCCCGACGGGCTTGGAGATCCGAAACGCCCACACCGATCTGGCCGAGTTGACCGCTTGGATGTGGTCGCCCGAGGCGCCGGCCATGGACGTGCGGCCCTATCGCAGCGCCAACGGGATGGACACTCACCCCGAGGAGATCGAAGGTCTCGACATCACCTATGAGGACTATGAAGCCGGCTGGGACGACGCGCACGGGATCGCCAGGACGTCCGAGCTGACCTTGTGGGTGCTCGGCGCGACGCCTTCGCATGACGCCTTCTCAGCCATGGCCAGCCGGGTCGCCGACCCGCCGCGCCTGACGGTCTCGCCGCAGCGTCTGAAGGCGGCGGGCGTGTTCGGCGATTGGGATGTCGTCGACGCCTCGACGCCGACCCGCCAGCGGATCGAGGATCGGCTGACCTATCTGATCGACTACTACATGAACGAGGTGGATCAGCGGCGCTGGTACGGTTTCTGGTCCTACGGCGATGTGATGCACACCTACGATCCGGACCGCCATATGTGGCGTTACGACGTCGGCGGCTACGCCTGGGACAACTCCGAGCTCTCCACCGACCTGTGGATCTGGTACACCTATCTGCGCACCGGGCGGGCGGACGTTTTCAAGTTCGCCGAGGCCATGACCCGGCACACTGGCGAGGTCGATGTCTATCACCTCGGCCGCTTCAAGGGCTTCGGTACGCGGCACGGCGTGCAGCACTGGTCCGACTCGTCCAAGCAGCCCCGCGTCTCGAACGTCGCCTATCGGCGCATCTACTATTACCTGACCGCCGACGAGCGGGTCGGGGACCTGATGCGCGAGCTGGTCACGTCCGACTCGGCCCTGGAGGCCGTGGACATTTCACGCAAGCTGCCGCCAGCCCCGGGGCGGGAGCGGCCCAAGGGCGTGGTCGCGTCGGGCTTTGGCACGTCCTGGGGGGCGTTCCTCGGGGCCTGGCTCACGGAGTGGGAGCGCACGCGCGATCCGCGCTGGCGAGACCGGATTCTCAACGGCATGAACACGATCGCCGCCATGAAGCGACGCTGGTTCGCGGGCGAAGCGCCCTACGACCTCAAGACCGGCAAGTTCCTGGGCG encodes:
- a CDS encoding GHMP family kinase ATP-binding protein gives rise to the protein MNAWRAEALGGVQRARTSSGFDVRARAPLRLGLAGGGTDLSPYCDQFGGAVLNVTIDRFAFAHITPSADGAVSFRANDLGVQEHHELGARPRIDEGLSLHRAVYDHVVETYLDGAAPALNVSTTIDAPAGSGLGSSSALVVALVEAFRLALDLPLGPADVARLAFHIERRKLGLAGGRQDQYAAAFGGVNFIEFLPEDKVLVSPLRVPRAYLNEFESSLVICFTGQSRRSETIIKEQIDGLVGMNAETLESMHQLKADAALMREALLRGDMRDMAAILMRSWSAKKRTASGVATDTVDRLFDLAIAEGAWGGKVSGAGGGGFLMFFTDPENRHHLISTLNRAGGQASSVKVTFEGAEAWSVPR
- a CDS encoding SIS domain-containing protein, coding for MFSDHFLDATTRAVSAIDRDAIEAVAKTLARVRDGGGRLFLLGVGGSAGHASHATNDFRKICGFEAYCPTDNVSELTARINDEGWEGVFSTWLESSRLTAKDGLLIFSVGGGSLEPPVSANLVRAMQYAKEKGAAVTGIVGRDGGFTARVADACVVVPTVDPQLITPIVEGLAAVVWHLLVSHPALSRSKGHWEQIAPAPAVAVAAE
- the ftrB gene encoding transcriptional activator FtrB, which codes for MSIKPIDLSRVRDLPLLASASEESLSLIGQGGFLQWTPKGAELVAEGEVNDFLYILLDGSVELEGTWGDRDSTLAVLRPLSSFVLASVVLEAPALMTARTLSRSQLLMIPGDLFRRVMREDRGVSLAVIEELSGCYSGLVRTIKSHKLRAPLVRLANYLLVQQQRQGGGVLRLPLQKRMLASLLGMTPENLSRSFAALAEYGVRVDGPLVTITRPAVLARLAKPDPLIDNPLPVAGAMMGQAGRERAAHIEGRA
- a CDS encoding 6-pyruvoyl trahydropterin synthase family protein, coding for MAYRSVKTYGAERGLSCAYRQWAADSHCQLLHGYSLGFVFDFAAEQLDARGWVVDFGKAGFGAIREWLHHMFDHTLLVAADDPSRSEFERLQRLGLAQVRIVPGVSAEALAAHVFEHAQGLVDAATKGRCWVASVECREHGANAAVFENPQGVLRQVSAEALSLALKGL
- a CDS encoding GHMP family kinase ATP-binding protein is translated as MISTRTPLRVTLGGGGTDLESYYRRDGGFIFAMALDKYIHISAHRPAFHDHVALMGPDPENVARTTDLKHELVRAALLRHGIDTGFEAASIGDIVGGTGLGSSSCFLVGFLRALHALKGAEPDRQALAEEACDLEINVLAKGIGKQDQYMAAFGGLTTLDIAPDGKVRVGSVALDPEVEAAFIAHTHIYYTGLRRDAAVILDDQNSAMLSDGDRRRQAAQSLGAIKDLGYRIRDAWIAGDLEGWGRMLHEHWVSKKQLSSKISWPHIDQLYDHVRANLGVTGGKVIGAGGGGFLMLFTPNEGRELEDYMASQNMPRLRYGIDRGGTQVLLSQAA
- a CDS encoding sugar phosphate nucleotidyltransferase, with the translated sequence MSVRQCVFLVGGLGTRLGDIARDTPKPMLPVSGRPFIEHLLAKAALNGFDRALLLAGHRAEVVKRHIEATNLDARLGMEIAVSVEPEPMGTGGALSHAHDLLEDAFLLLNGDTWFDFDWRALADREGYAGMMALRMVEPADRYETVALDGDRVVDIRARDPSLSKGLINGGVCRLAKAAVPRTDRAFSLEAELLPALCRDGALGGRVFEGAFVDIGLPASLAAAERILASA
- a CDS encoding exo-rhamnogalacturonan lyase family protein → MSQAPAMALSRRNLLILSVAATALGFGANSVAEAAPSVPTTDLRWLDDQAPAAWDGSTFGVPWPRGALKPSQAFKIVGKTGEELPVQSWPIAYWPDGSLKWSAHAVASGEGRDGLSIVPGKSKTPAAPLLVTKTADAITVSSGDLVWRLPTAGAELVSEARRAGRVTLKDLRLVAIAQDQPTLEPDGVVRSSRYISKFSTVTVEQTGPVRAVVRFEGVHSGDGRTWLPVTVRLYFHAGSEAVRIVHSFILDGDPAKDFIRGLGVTASVPMSDETHNRHVRFSGEDVGVFGEAVRTLTGLRSRGDPGPAARETQIAGRAVRTETLPPKLQAGLKWIPEWGDFSLSQLTPDGFTLRKRTSAGHAWIDSNAGQRTRGLAYVGGVSGGVAFGLKDFWQRAPTGLEIRNAHTDLAELTAWMWSPEAPAMDVRPYRSANGMDTHPEEIEGLDITYEDYEAGWDDAHGIARTSELTLWVLGATPSHDAFSAMASRVADPPRLTVSPQRLKAAGVFGDWDVVDASTPTRQRIEDRLTYLIDYYMNEVDQRRWYGFWSYGDVMHTYDPDRHMWRYDVGGYAWDNSELSTDLWIWYTYLRTGRADVFKFAEAMTRHTGEVDVYHLGRFKGFGTRHGVQHWSDSSKQPRVSNVAYRRIYYYLTADERVGDLMRELVTSDSALEAVDISRKLPPAPGRERPKGVVASGFGTSWGAFLGAWLTEWERTRDPRWRDRILNGMNTIAAMKRRWFAGEAPYDLKTGKFLGDGDYVSVSHLNAVFGVVEMTSELLDLLDVPAYRKAWLEYCRYYNAPPAELKALLGKVPSGRNLGDAHSRLTAYAAKHENDHALALRAWSEFFGKAGREGGDLMLSQARRVGGTAVLRPIDEDPVLSTNAVAQWSLAAIQNLSLIGDSLEEAAAANR